Proteins encoded within one genomic window of Mauremys mutica isolate MM-2020 ecotype Southern chromosome 11, ASM2049712v1, whole genome shotgun sequence:
- the GPR146 gene encoding probable G-protein coupled receptor 146 isoform X1 yields MDSQRKEKLVTRREDTKVKITMWHCEAFNGTKNSENQHLCHDFHLVLFIFSLLYLIICFPVGLCYNALLVLVNLCNKATMTMPDVYFVNIAIAGLIISAMAPMYLLGPANTKWVIWNINNEVYITLLILFNVSSLVIMYSTTLLSLDYYIERALPRTYMSSVYNTKHVCGFIWGGAMLTSFSSLLFYVCNHVSTKIIECSKMQNKEAADAIMVFIGYVVPALAVLYAFVLILRIRHEATPLDQDTGRLDPSVHRLLIATVCTQFTLWTPYYVTLLVNTFINVQGKLTDENYIRILRFMKGLSKLLAFSSSFVMPLLYRYINKNFPHKLRRLLKRIHCGNQGCSHERTVVQQVMT; encoded by the coding sequence AAAAGCTGGTAACCAGAAGAGAAGATACAAAAGTTAAGATCACTATGTGGCACTGTGAAGCTTTCAATGGTACCAAGAACAGCGAGAACCAGCATCTCTGCCATGACTTCCATCTGGTTCTTTTCATCTTTTCCCTACTCTACCTCATCATCTGTTTTCCAGTTGGCCTTTGTTACAATGCTCTGCTTGTCCTAGTTAATCTTTGTAACAAAGCAACTATGACAATGCCGGATGTTTACTTTGTCAATATTGCAATTGCTGGCCTCATCATCAGTGCGATGGCACCAATGTACCTTCTAGGACCTGCTAATACAAAATGGGTCATCTGGAATATTAACAATGAAGTTTATATTACATTACTCATTTTATTCAATGTTTCATCTTTAGTTATCATGTACTCTACTACATTGCTCAGCCTGGACTACTACATTGAACGTGCTTTACCAAGAACTTATATGTCAAGCGTGTACAACACAAAACACGTCTGTGGGTTCATCTGGGGAGGAGCTATGCTTACAAGTTTTTCATCTCTCTTATTCTACGTCTGCAATCATGTATCCACTAAAATAATTGAATGTTCCAAGATGCAAAACAAAGAAGCAGCAGATGCCATTATGGTTTTTATTGGGTATGTCGTACCAGCTCTTGCTGTACTGTATGCATTTGTGTTAATTTTGCGAATACGTCATGAGGCTACACCACTGGACCAAGACACTGGAAGATTAGATCCTTCAGTGCACAGGCTCTTGATTGCTACAGTCTGTACACAGTTTACATTATGGACACCCTACTATGTAACTCTTTTGGTAAACACATTTATTAATGTGCAAGGAAAACTTACAGATGAGAATTACATCCGAATATTACGTTTTATGAAGGGTTTATCAAAATTGTTGGCTTTCTCAAGTAGTTTTGTAATGCCTCTACTCTACCGATATATTAACAAAAACTTTCCCCACAAATTACGACGGCTGCTTAAAAGAATACACTGTGGAAATCAAGGATGTTCTCATGAACGCACAGTAGTACAGCAAGTTATGACGTAG
- the GPR146 gene encoding probable G-protein coupled receptor 146 isoform X2 has product MWHCEAFNGTKNSENQHLCHDFHLVLFIFSLLYLIICFPVGLCYNALLVLVNLCNKATMTMPDVYFVNIAIAGLIISAMAPMYLLGPANTKWVIWNINNEVYITLLILFNVSSLVIMYSTTLLSLDYYIERALPRTYMSSVYNTKHVCGFIWGGAMLTSFSSLLFYVCNHVSTKIIECSKMQNKEAADAIMVFIGYVVPALAVLYAFVLILRIRHEATPLDQDTGRLDPSVHRLLIATVCTQFTLWTPYYVTLLVNTFINVQGKLTDENYIRILRFMKGLSKLLAFSSSFVMPLLYRYINKNFPHKLRRLLKRIHCGNQGCSHERTVVQQVMT; this is encoded by the coding sequence ATGTGGCACTGTGAAGCTTTCAATGGTACCAAGAACAGCGAGAACCAGCATCTCTGCCATGACTTCCATCTGGTTCTTTTCATCTTTTCCCTACTCTACCTCATCATCTGTTTTCCAGTTGGCCTTTGTTACAATGCTCTGCTTGTCCTAGTTAATCTTTGTAACAAAGCAACTATGACAATGCCGGATGTTTACTTTGTCAATATTGCAATTGCTGGCCTCATCATCAGTGCGATGGCACCAATGTACCTTCTAGGACCTGCTAATACAAAATGGGTCATCTGGAATATTAACAATGAAGTTTATATTACATTACTCATTTTATTCAATGTTTCATCTTTAGTTATCATGTACTCTACTACATTGCTCAGCCTGGACTACTACATTGAACGTGCTTTACCAAGAACTTATATGTCAAGCGTGTACAACACAAAACACGTCTGTGGGTTCATCTGGGGAGGAGCTATGCTTACAAGTTTTTCATCTCTCTTATTCTACGTCTGCAATCATGTATCCACTAAAATAATTGAATGTTCCAAGATGCAAAACAAAGAAGCAGCAGATGCCATTATGGTTTTTATTGGGTATGTCGTACCAGCTCTTGCTGTACTGTATGCATTTGTGTTAATTTTGCGAATACGTCATGAGGCTACACCACTGGACCAAGACACTGGAAGATTAGATCCTTCAGTGCACAGGCTCTTGATTGCTACAGTCTGTACACAGTTTACATTATGGACACCCTACTATGTAACTCTTTTGGTAAACACATTTATTAATGTGCAAGGAAAACTTACAGATGAGAATTACATCCGAATATTACGTTTTATGAAGGGTTTATCAAAATTGTTGGCTTTCTCAAGTAGTTTTGTAATGCCTCTACTCTACCGATATATTAACAAAAACTTTCCCCACAAATTACGACGGCTGCTTAAAAGAATACACTGTGGAAATCAAGGATGTTCTCATGAACGCACAGTAGTACAGCAAGTTATGACGTAG